A genome region from Gemmatimonadaceae bacterium includes the following:
- a CDS encoding aminopeptidase gives MENPIIVKVRRRVWAVLAVGLIAMVALSPTACYLSRGAWEEGKILARRQPIAELVADRRTDSLVRRKLAIVLEARQFAQDSIRLRTRKSFTTYSKLDRDTLVLVLSAAYRDRLELYTWWFPIVGRVPYKGFFDFGNARRAAKSYYDDGYDVALRPSAAFSTLGFFNDPLTSTTLARDTLDLVNTVIHEVTHNTFYAPGEAAFNESFASFAGARGAAAFFRSRGQPEAATRVDAEWEDEKLLGDFWTRLVKSIDSAYARHPESKEARIAARDTVYVRARQALVSEIGPQLRTIGPFYVQRVPLDNASLLARRVYAKDLDLFDQVYAREGANLKRTIGRIIALAKSDKQDPYAALRRWLGLPGQASLRYGQRAHQPIHRSDARR, from the coding sequence ATGGAGAATCCCATCATCGTGAAAGTCCGAAGGAGAGTCTGGGCCGTCCTCGCTGTCGGTCTGATTGCGATGGTCGCTCTGTCTCCGACCGCCTGCTATCTGAGCAGGGGAGCGTGGGAGGAGGGGAAGATTCTCGCGCGACGCCAGCCAATAGCCGAGCTCGTGGCGGACAGGCGGACTGATTCCCTCGTTCGCCGGAAGCTCGCGATCGTCCTCGAAGCGCGGCAGTTTGCACAGGATTCCATTCGGCTCCGGACGAGGAAGAGCTTCACCACCTACTCGAAGCTGGATCGCGACACGCTCGTGCTCGTTCTCTCGGCCGCGTACCGCGACCGGCTCGAGCTGTACACGTGGTGGTTTCCCATTGTGGGCCGCGTCCCGTACAAGGGGTTCTTCGACTTTGGCAATGCCAGGCGGGCGGCGAAATCGTACTACGACGATGGCTATGATGTCGCGCTCAGGCCGTCTGCCGCCTTCAGCACGCTCGGGTTCTTCAACGATCCTCTGACGAGCACGACATTGGCGAGAGACACGCTCGACCTCGTCAACACCGTGATTCACGAGGTGACCCACAACACGTTCTACGCGCCCGGCGAGGCGGCCTTCAACGAATCGTTTGCCAGCTTCGCGGGTGCACGTGGGGCGGCCGCGTTCTTTCGCTCGAGGGGGCAGCCAGAGGCCGCGACGCGCGTGGATGCGGAGTGGGAGGACGAGAAGCTGCTCGGCGATTTCTGGACGCGTCTCGTGAAATCCATCGACTCGGCCTACGCCCGCCATCCGGAGAGCAAGGAGGCGAGAATCGCCGCCCGTGACACTGTCTACGTGAGAGCGAGGCAGGCTCTCGTCAGCGAGATAGGGCCTCAGCTCAGAACCATCGGTCCTTTCTACGTGCAGCGCGTTCCGCTCGACAACGCATCCCTTCTCGCTCGACGGGTGTATGCGAAGGACCTCGACCTGTTCGACCAGGTGTACGCGCGGGAAGGCGCGAACCTGAAACGCACCATCGGCCGGATCATTGCTCTGGCGAAGTCGGACAAGCAAGATCCTTACGCCGCGCTCAGGCGCTGGCTCGGACTGCCCGGCCAAGCGTCACTCCGCTACGGCCAGAGGGCTCACCAACCTATTCACCGCTCGGATGCGCGCCGATGA
- a CDS encoding ATP-dependent helicase, translated as MSEAPVPRVYPARERVVAPDNPRDIAADLNPEQAAAATHPDGPLLIIAGAGTGKTRTLVYRVAHLIKRGVRPDRILLLTFTRRAAQEMLTRAERLVGATSKKVHGGTFHATAHRLLRRFGAAAGLAKDFTIMDQGDSADLMQLSRSQLGYAQKSKRFPKKETLHYVYSRHINTGISIEDIVRDDYPQFTDYLEDFTKIFGDYTARKQARNLVDYDDLLLFWALMLEASPELATKISGLYDHVLVDEYQDTNVLQARILRGMCRAHNNITVVGDDAQSIYSFRGANFRNILGFPQQFEGATVVTLEQNYRSTPPILEVTNTLISRATERFTKNLWTERTGGEPPWLVAAQDEQQQTQFVVDRILELHEEGIPLREIAVLFRAGYMSADLEIELTNRKIPFEKWGGLKFLEAAHVKDVLAFLRILENPRDEVSWYRILLLLPGIGDATARSAIDTMASAAWESAAFGRYVPPPRARAAHSALVALLEELRSGKPADEAIVAAEIARVRMLYDNILRERYDKTEPRLSDLDQLQQIAAGYPDRATFLSALALEPPQATQDLAGAAGNEDDDCLVLSTAHSAKGKEWDAVFLIWAVDGWFPSARCLGSDEETDEERRLMYVAMTRAKNYLSVTYPLNAYSTRRGSEYSLDQLSRFIDRGVRDRMERIALGAQEVQKPAEAPAVPMVDLRALLRGRFGG; from the coding sequence ATGAGTGAAGCACCGGTCCCTCGCGTCTATCCTGCACGCGAGCGCGTCGTCGCGCCTGACAATCCAAGGGATATCGCGGCCGATCTGAACCCCGAGCAGGCTGCCGCTGCCACCCACCCCGACGGCCCCCTCCTCATCATCGCCGGCGCCGGCACAGGCAAAACGAGAACGCTCGTCTATCGCGTTGCCCACCTGATCAAGCGTGGTGTCCGCCCGGACAGAATCCTTCTCCTCACTTTCACGCGCCGCGCCGCGCAGGAAATGCTCACGCGCGCCGAGCGGCTTGTCGGTGCGACGAGCAAGAAGGTGCACGGCGGGACCTTTCACGCCACCGCGCACCGCCTGCTGCGCCGCTTTGGCGCCGCGGCCGGACTCGCGAAGGACTTTACGATCATGGACCAGGGAGATTCCGCCGATCTTATGCAGCTCTCCCGGTCGCAGCTCGGCTACGCGCAGAAATCGAAGCGCTTCCCGAAAAAGGAGACGCTTCACTACGTCTACTCGCGCCACATCAACACCGGCATCTCGATCGAGGACATCGTCCGCGACGATTATCCCCAGTTCACGGATTATCTCGAGGACTTCACGAAGATCTTCGGCGACTACACCGCGCGAAAGCAGGCACGGAATCTCGTGGACTACGACGATCTCCTCCTCTTCTGGGCACTGATGCTCGAGGCGTCGCCGGAGCTGGCCACGAAAATTTCCGGGCTCTACGATCACGTACTGGTGGACGAGTATCAGGACACGAACGTACTCCAGGCCCGCATTCTCCGCGGAATGTGCCGTGCGCACAACAACATCACCGTTGTCGGCGACGACGCGCAGAGCATTTACTCGTTCCGCGGCGCCAACTTCCGCAACATCCTCGGATTTCCTCAGCAGTTCGAGGGCGCGACGGTCGTGACGCTGGAGCAGAATTACCGCTCGACGCCTCCGATCCTCGAGGTGACGAATACGTTGATCTCCCGCGCCACGGAGAGGTTCACCAAGAATCTGTGGACCGAGAGAACAGGCGGGGAGCCGCCGTGGCTCGTCGCCGCCCAGGACGAGCAGCAGCAGACACAGTTCGTGGTGGACCGCATCCTCGAGCTGCACGAGGAGGGAATTCCGCTGAGAGAGATAGCGGTGCTCTTCCGCGCCGGCTACATGTCCGCCGATCTCGAGATCGAACTGACCAATCGCAAGATCCCGTTCGAGAAGTGGGGCGGCCTCAAGTTTCTCGAAGCCGCACACGTGAAGGATGTGCTCGCTTTCCTGCGGATACTGGAAAACCCGCGCGATGAGGTGAGCTGGTACCGCATCCTGCTGCTTCTTCCGGGGATCGGCGATGCGACCGCGCGCTCGGCGATTGACACAATGGCGAGCGCGGCGTGGGAGTCGGCTGCGTTCGGGAGATACGTGCCACCGCCGAGGGCACGGGCGGCGCACTCGGCGCTGGTGGCGCTTCTGGAAGAGCTCCGCTCCGGCAAACCTGCCGATGAGGCGATCGTAGCCGCCGAGATCGCGCGGGTGCGCATGTTATACGACAACATCCTCCGCGAGCGCTACGACAAGACCGAGCCCCGCCTCTCCGACCTCGATCAGCTCCAGCAGATCGCAGCCGGCTACCCGGACCGCGCGACATTTCTTTCGGCGCTTGCCTTGGAGCCGCCTCAGGCGACGCAGGACCTGGCTGGAGCCGCTGGAAATGAAGACGACGACTGCCTCGTTCTCAGCACCGCTCACTCCGCCAAGGGGAAGGAGTGGGACGCAGTGTTCCTGATCTGGGCGGTGGATGGCTGGTTCCCTTCCGCACGCTGCCTCGGCAGCGACGAAGAGACTGATGAAGAGCGCCGCCTGATGTATGTCGCAATGACCCGCGCGAAGAACTATCTCAGTGTGACGTACCCGCTCAACGCGTATTCGACCCGGCGCGGGTCGGAGTACTCGCTCGACCAGCTGTCGAGGTTCATTGACCGGGGCGTGCGGGACAGGATGGAGCGGATTGCGCTTGGAGCTCAGGAGGTGCAGAAGCCGGCGGAAGCGCCGGCGGTGCCCATGGTGGATCTTCGTGCGCTCTTGAGAGGGCGGTTCGGAGGCTAG
- the lipB gene encoding lipoyl(octanoyl) transferase LipB, with protein sequence MGEPGAREVWVVRLGRMGYSEALDLQRSVARDRISGAIPQDVLLLVEHPPVVTLGRSSKQKNMISSPEFLASKGVELFEVERGGDVTFHGPGQLVGYPVIDLKRHRKDLHWYLRSVEEALIRTIGEYGIPGERSAGYTGVWTGGRKIASIGVHTRDWVTWHGFALNVTTDLSYFDLIVPCGIVGVEMTSIAKELAFRDKPPPCTVDAAGDIAASMLGRVFELVPLEVPSGDVRVSSARRPSELSRHW encoded by the coding sequence ATGGGTGAGCCCGGCGCGCGTGAGGTATGGGTCGTTCGTCTCGGGCGCATGGGCTATTCGGAGGCGTTGGATCTTCAGAGGTCCGTTGCGCGTGACAGGATCAGCGGCGCAATCCCTCAGGACGTCCTTCTGCTGGTGGAGCATCCGCCCGTAGTGACGCTCGGCAGGTCGTCGAAGCAGAAGAACATGATCTCGAGCCCTGAGTTTCTTGCGTCGAAAGGGGTCGAGCTGTTCGAGGTCGAGCGTGGCGGCGACGTGACGTTCCACGGGCCCGGTCAGCTCGTCGGCTATCCGGTCATTGACCTCAAGCGTCACCGGAAGGATCTGCACTGGTATCTGCGCTCGGTTGAAGAGGCGCTCATCAGGACTATCGGTGAATATGGGATTCCGGGAGAGCGGAGCGCGGGGTACACCGGCGTGTGGACCGGCGGCCGCAAGATCGCGTCAATCGGCGTTCACACTCGCGACTGGGTCACCTGGCATGGCTTCGCACTCAACGTCACGACGGATCTCTCGTACTTCGATCTGATCGTTCCTTGCGGAATCGTCGGAGTAGAGATGACGTCTATCGCGAAGGAGCTGGCGTTCCGGGATAAGCCGCCGCCCTGCACTGTCGATGCTGCGGGAGATATTGCCGCATCGATGCTCGGACGCGTCTTCGAGCTCGTGCCGTTGGAGGTTCCCTCTGGCGACGTGCGGGTCAGCTCAGCACGACGTCCATCCGAGCTGAGTCGACATTGGTGA